One Salmo salar chromosome ssa01, Ssal_v3.1, whole genome shotgun sequence DNA window includes the following coding sequences:
- the diras2 gene encoding GTP-binding protein Di-Ras2, which produces MPEQSNDYRVVVFGAGGVGKSSLVLRFVKGTFRDSYIPTVEDTYRQVISCDKSICTLQITDTTGSHQFPAMQRLSISKGHAFILVYSVTSRQSLEELKPIYEQVCQIKGEVETCPIMLVGNKCDETSAREVETTDGDATSKKWKCAFMETSAKTNHNVKELFQELLNLEKRRTVSLQIDGKSKQQKRAEKLKGKCVVM; this is translated from the coding sequence ATGCCGGAGCAGAGCAACGACTATCGCGTGGTGGTGTTCGGCGCCGGAGGTGTGGGGAAGAGCTCCCTGGTTCTCCGCTTCGTCAAGGGGACCTTCCGTGACAGCTACATCCCCACCGTGGAGGACACATACAGACAGGTGATTAGCTGCGACAAGAGCATCTGCACGCTCCAGATCACAGACACCACAGGCAGCCACCAGTTCCCCGCCATGCAGCGTCTGTCCATCTCCAAGGGCCACGCCTTCATCCTGGTCTACTCTGTCACCAGCCGTCAGTCTCTGGAGGAGCTCAAGCCCATCTACGAGCAGGTGTGTCAGATCAAGGGCGAAGTGGAGACGTGTCCCATCATGCTGGTGGGCAACAAGTGCGACGAGACGTCGGCGCGCGAGGTGGAGACCACGGATGGCGACGCCACGTCCAAGAAGTGGAAGTGCGCCTTCATGGAGACGTCGGCCAAGACCAACCACAACGTCAAGGAGCTCTTCCAGGAACTGCTCAACCTAGAGAAACGCAGGACTGTCAGCCTCCAGATCGACGGGAAATCGAAGCAGCAGAAACGCGCTGAGAAGCTCAAGGGCAAGTGTGTGGTCATGTGA